Proteins encoded together in one Impatiens glandulifera chromosome 1, dImpGla2.1, whole genome shotgun sequence window:
- the LOC124913285 gene encoding transcription factor bHLH137-like, whose protein sequence is MAAFSHHEQYYSSLDPVFIPTVSMNKIPAGFLDEDHMMNACYFDDHGQFKHNHLLAAASVPFQSIISDPAASSSSPALENGADHHQIQVSPDPMTNIYDTSELTINKHSIPSSYYLNHHISMANNTKTSSSANISSHIHSKIMKRAKKQVNKDSLDPSKDYIHVRARRGQATDTHSLAERVRREKISRRMKQLQTLVPGCDKVTGKATMLEEIINYILSLQNQVEFLSMKLASYDPMFYDLDPLMVAPHEGMSGGLMPNAQQYCNLNPSTFDNSTGNIHVYDPNYR, encoded by the exons ATGGCAGCTTTTTCTCATCATGAACAATATTACAGCAGCCTTGATCCAGTATTCATCCCAACCGTTTCCATGAATAAAATCCCTGCAGGCTTTCTAGATGAAGACCATATGATGAATGCCTGCTACTTTGATGATCATGGTCAATTTAAGCATAATCATCTTCTGGCAGCAGCCTCTGTTCCATTTCAGAGCATCATCTCTGACCCTGctgcatcatcatcatcacccgCCCTTGAAAATGGTGCCGACCATCATCAGATTCAGGTCTCACCTGATCCCATGACTAATATTTATGATACCTCTGAACTgacaataaacaaacatagTATTCCTAGTTCCTATTATTTAAACCACCATATTTCCATGGCCAACAACACCAAAACTTCTTCTTCGGCCAACATTTCCTCTCATATTCATTCTAAg ATCATGAAGAGGGCCAAGAAGCAAGTTAACAAGGATTCATTAGATCCTTCAAAAGACTACATTCATGTTAGAGCAAGAAGGGGGCAAGCAACGGATACCCACAGTCTTGCAGAAAGg GttagaagagagaaaattagTAGGAGGATGAAGCAACTACAAACCCTTGTTCCCGGGTGTGACAAG GTAACTGGGAAGGCTACCATGTTGGAAGAAATAATCAATTATATCCTGTCCTTACAAAACCAAGTAgag TTCCTCTCAATGAAGCTGGCTTCCTATGACCCCATGTTCTATGACTTGGATCCTTTGATGGTTGCACCTCATGAG GGGATGAGCGGTGGTTTAATGCCTAATGCGCAACAATATTGCAACTTGAATCCTAGTACGTTTGACAATTCGACGGGCAACATACATGTTTACGATCCCAATTATCGATGA